Proteins from a single region of Sporosarcina sp. P33:
- the flhA gene encoding flagellar biosynthesis protein FlhA yields the protein MQFKDIGVLAAVIMIVAMLVIPLPPWLLSFLIIINITLGLMVLLTAMNMQEALQFSIFPSLLLLLTLFRLGLNVSTTRAILSEGNAGGVVDTFGTFVTGGNIIVGLVVFVILIIIQFIVITKGSERVSEVAARFTLDAMPGKQMSIDADLNAGMISDTEARTRREKVSNEADFYGAMDGATKFVKGDAIAGIIIVMINLLVGMIIGVVQMGLPFAEAAVQFSTLTVGDGIVSQIPALLISTATGIVVTRAASEGNLGTDITNQLLGQPKLLYVASVTILLLGLATPINDVLTIPISAALAMGAFMMSRKPEEDPEELLEMEENVETEGLKRPENVVDLLNVDPIEFEFGYGLIPLVDATQGGDLLDRVVMIRRQLAIELGLVIPVVRIRDNIQLQPNEYRIKIKGNEMARGELLLDHYLAMSPGGEDLIEGIDTVEPSFGLPAKWITEETKEEAEIMGYTVVDPPSVVSTHLTEIIRANASDLLGRQETKQLVDHVHETYPILVDELTPTPLSIGEIQKVLAKLLNEQVSVRNLPIVFETLADYSKYTSDVDVLTEYVRQSLARQITGQYVAGNEALKVLTVSGKVEKLIADSIQQTEQGNFLSIDPSQSQQILERIAQEVERVAMLDQSPVILCSPAIRMYLRQITERYFPQIPILSYNELEASVEVQSVGVVDI from the coding sequence ATGCAGTTTAAAGATATAGGAGTACTCGCGGCGGTTATTATGATTGTTGCGATGCTTGTCATCCCGTTACCGCCCTGGTTACTGAGTTTCTTAATCATTATCAATATTACACTCGGTTTAATGGTGCTTCTGACTGCAATGAATATGCAGGAAGCGCTGCAGTTTTCTATCTTTCCTTCCTTATTATTGTTATTGACATTATTCCGTCTTGGCTTGAATGTGTCCACTACACGGGCAATATTATCAGAAGGAAATGCGGGTGGCGTAGTTGATACATTCGGCACATTCGTTACCGGCGGGAACATTATCGTCGGACTTGTCGTATTCGTAATCTTGATTATTATTCAATTCATCGTAATCACTAAAGGGTCAGAACGTGTTTCCGAAGTAGCGGCACGTTTTACACTTGATGCAATGCCCGGCAAGCAAATGAGTATTGATGCTGATCTCAACGCAGGAATGATTTCTGATACCGAAGCACGCACACGCCGTGAAAAAGTAAGTAATGAAGCTGATTTCTACGGGGCAATGGACGGGGCAACAAAGTTCGTGAAAGGGGATGCCATCGCCGGGATTATTATAGTCATGATCAACTTGCTTGTCGGGATGATCATCGGGGTCGTGCAGATGGGTCTGCCGTTTGCTGAAGCGGCTGTTCAATTCTCCACACTGACTGTCGGAGATGGAATCGTTTCGCAAATTCCCGCCTTACTGATTTCCACTGCGACAGGGATCGTCGTTACACGAGCCGCGTCAGAAGGAAATCTTGGCACAGATATTACGAATCAATTACTCGGACAGCCTAAATTGCTATATGTGGCATCCGTTACGATTCTTTTACTCGGTTTGGCAACACCGATCAATGACGTCTTAACCATTCCTATCTCAGCCGCTCTGGCAATGGGCGCATTCATGATGTCTCGTAAACCGGAAGAAGATCCGGAAGAACTGCTTGAAATGGAAGAGAATGTGGAAACTGAAGGACTAAAACGACCGGAAAACGTCGTAGATCTATTAAATGTGGATCCCATTGAATTTGAATTTGGCTATGGTCTCATCCCGCTTGTTGATGCAACGCAAGGCGGAGATTTACTCGATCGTGTCGTCATGATACGCCGTCAGCTTGCGATTGAACTTGGCCTTGTCATTCCGGTTGTACGGATTCGGGATAATATTCAGCTGCAGCCGAACGAATACCGCATCAAAATCAAAGGTAATGAAATGGCCAGAGGGGAATTATTGCTGGATCATTATCTGGCGATGAGTCCCGGCGGAGAGGACTTAATTGAAGGGATTGACACAGTTGAGCCTTCATTTGGACTGCCGGCAAAGTGGATCACGGAAGAAACGAAAGAAGAAGCGGAAATCATGGGCTATACAGTCGTGGATCCGCCGAGTGTCGTCTCTACGCATTTGACGGAAATTATTCGGGCTAATGCATCCGATCTGCTTGGACGTCAAGAAACGAAACAGCTAGTGGACCACGTTCATGAAACGTATCCGATACTGGTTGATGAACTTACACCAACGCCGTTATCGATAGGCGAAATTCAGAAAGTACTGGCTAAGCTATTGAACGAACAAGTATCTGTTCGGAATTTACCGATTGTTTTCGAAACGCTCGCAGATTATTCTAAATACACATCCGATGTCGATGTATTGACAGAATACGTCAGGCAGTCTCTTGCACGGCAAATTACGGGTCAATATGTGGCGGGAAATGAGGCGCTAAAAGTATTAACCGTATCCGGCAAAGTAGAAAAGCTTATTGCCGACAGTATCCAGCAAACAGAGCAAGGAAATTTCCTGTCAATCGATCCTTCCCAGTCTCAGCAGATTTTGGAGCGGATCGCCCAAGAAGTGGAACGCGTAGCCATGCTCGATCAATCACCTGTCATCTTATGTTCGCCGGCAATACGTATGTATTTACGTCAGATTACGGAGCGGTATTTCCCGCAAATACCTATATTGTCGTATAACGAACTCGAAGCATCAGTAGAAGTCCAAAGTGTAGGAGTGGTGGATATTTAA
- the flhF gene encoding flagellar biosynthesis protein FlhF, with product MKMKKYTAPTMVEAMAKVREDFGDDAVILSSNVTKTKGFLGLFSKRSVEVVASYDKTNDQRIYETPVRSAPQQLAKPESVERIQREMREIKQMLHDIKPSDRSFDKFPDELLPVLKKLQAQGLDHEYIMEIGNLIFNRMKQDKTDYAEDQQMAIVHEWLKERLQDIPFGGISYQKKFINVLGPTGVGKTTTIAKIAARALLEERKKVGFITTDTYRIAAIEQLRTYANLLQAPVEIAYNEEDFHAAIEKLKDRDLIFIDTAGRNYKEAKFVDDLKNLIDFSLEMETYLVLSTTSKEQDMETIINRFEKLPIEKFIFTKTDETNSVGSMFNLMLKNRIGMAYFTDGQEVPEDLTEADVEKVLALLLEGDSHA from the coding sequence ATGAAAATGAAAAAGTACACAGCACCTACCATGGTGGAAGCGATGGCAAAAGTGCGGGAAGATTTCGGGGACGACGCGGTTATACTGAGTTCCAATGTCACAAAAACTAAAGGCTTTCTCGGACTTTTCAGCAAACGTTCTGTGGAAGTGGTTGCCAGTTATGATAAAACCAATGACCAGCGGATATATGAAACACCGGTACGTTCAGCACCGCAGCAGCTCGCGAAACCGGAATCTGTTGAACGTATTCAACGGGAGATGCGCGAAATCAAGCAGATGCTTCACGATATAAAACCATCTGATCGATCATTTGACAAATTTCCTGATGAATTATTGCCGGTATTAAAAAAGCTGCAGGCGCAAGGACTCGATCATGAATACATCATGGAAATTGGCAATTTGATATTTAATCGAATGAAGCAAGACAAAACAGACTACGCAGAAGACCAGCAAATGGCTATTGTACATGAATGGCTGAAAGAACGTCTTCAAGATATTCCGTTTGGAGGAATCTCTTATCAAAAGAAATTTATCAACGTTCTGGGGCCAACAGGTGTAGGAAAAACGACGACTATCGCGAAAATTGCAGCGCGTGCACTTTTGGAAGAAAGAAAGAAAGTCGGCTTCATTACGACAGACACCTATCGGATTGCGGCAATCGAGCAATTACGGACATATGCCAATCTGCTGCAGGCGCCTGTGGAGATAGCATATAACGAAGAAGATTTTCATGCAGCAATTGAAAAGTTAAAAGATCGCGACCTTATATTTATCGACACTGCAGGAAGAAATTATAAAGAAGCAAAATTTGTGGATGATTTAAAGAATCTCATCGATTTTTCATTAGAAATGGAAACATATCTGGTGCTGTCTACTACGTCAAAAGAACAGGATATGGAAACGATTATCAACCGTTTTGAAAAACTTCCGATTGAAAAGTTTATTTTCACCAAAACAGATGAAACGAATTCTGTGGGTTCTATGTTCAACCTGATGCTGAAGAACCGGATCGGCATGGCCTATTTTACGGATGGACAAGAAGTGCCTGAAGATTTGACGGAGGCGGATGTTGAAAAAGTACTGGCTCTTCTGTTAGAAGGTGATTCACATGCATGA
- a CDS encoding MinD/ParA family protein, which yields MHDQAEALRLKMMGNQKQAARSIAIVSGKGGVGKSNFTANFAYGLVAKGKKVLIVDMDIGMGNIHILFGATPNYHLKDYLTNSKDLWEVVTPIEDHLAFIAGGSGLETVLEWSDTMFARLIDGFSILQRSYDVILFDMGAGATKSSIDLIVAMDEIILIATPEPTSITDAYSMMKFICLRDANKTFHIVGNRVLKEQEGKDSLARLQLAMRKFLSVETSVLGLLPDDVHVRNAVIAQTPFIRMYPNAQVSKRMLSITDTFLYGEKPGTAIENSGFIDKIKGIFQKGRV from the coding sequence ATGCATGATCAGGCAGAAGCGCTTCGATTGAAAATGATGGGAAATCAAAAGCAGGCAGCCCGTTCAATTGCCATCGTCAGCGGAAAGGGCGGTGTAGGCAAGTCGAACTTCACTGCTAATTTCGCATATGGACTAGTGGCGAAAGGAAAGAAAGTCTTAATTGTAGACATGGATATCGGTATGGGGAATATTCATATTTTGTTCGGGGCAACACCAAATTATCATTTAAAGGACTATTTAACTAATTCAAAGGACCTTTGGGAAGTCGTGACACCTATAGAAGATCATTTGGCTTTTATTGCAGGCGGCTCGGGACTGGAAACGGTTCTGGAATGGTCGGATACGATGTTTGCCAGGCTCATAGACGGTTTTTCTATTTTACAGAGAAGCTATGATGTTATTTTATTCGATATGGGTGCGGGCGCGACAAAAAGTTCTATTGATTTGATCGTCGCAATGGATGAGATTATTTTGATTGCAACACCTGAGCCAACATCCATCACAGATGCGTACTCCATGATGAAATTTATTTGTTTGCGGGATGCAAATAAAACATTTCACATCGTAGGCAACCGCGTACTGAAAGAGCAGGAAGGAAAGGATTCATTGGCACGCCTTCAGCTCGCTATGCGGAAGTTTTTGTCGGTAGAAACCAGCGTCCTAGGCCTGTTGCCCGATGATGTGCATGTCCGAAATGCAGTTATTGCGCAAACGCCTTTTATCAGAATGTATCCGAATGCGCAGGTCAGTAAACGGATGCTGTCGATCACGGATACTTTTTTATACGGAGAAAAGCCGGGCACTGCAATTGAAAATTCTGGATTCATAGATAAAATCAAAGGTATTTTCCAAAAGGGGCGTGTCTAA
- a CDS encoding chemotaxis response regulator protein-glutamate methylesterase: protein MRKLISDMLNKHPMMEVVGIARNGRDATEKVRELRPDVITMDIEMPVMNGLEALQQIMDQTPVPVVILSSTTKHNTENAVLSMEYGAVDVIAKPGGAISLNLHEIEKEIVEKVFAASNVGIQTLTRKITSSYTHQSSPVIRGNVPDVSGPYVTPIAQTANLSKNIAPISKTFVIIGTSTGGPRALQEVITRLPAEFPHPILIVQHMPPGFTKSLAERLNGLSEITVKEAEHGEHIENGTAYIAPGGLHLKFEKAGTGYQIVLDGEEAPRSGHRPAVNVLLESAAAHKELRYVTAIMTGMGYDGREGMELLRAACQTITIAESKNTSVVYGMPKAIIDAGLSDEIKDVQQIADAIMGNLK from the coding sequence ATGCGAAAGCTCATTTCCGATATGCTGAATAAACACCCCATGATGGAAGTAGTCGGCATCGCCAGGAATGGAAGAGACGCGACGGAAAAAGTGCGTGAACTTCGTCCGGATGTCATTACGATGGATATTGAAATGCCTGTAATGAACGGGCTGGAAGCTCTCCAGCAAATCATGGATCAGACGCCGGTTCCAGTCGTGATTCTTTCAAGCACAACGAAACATAATACCGAAAATGCGGTTCTGTCTATGGAATATGGCGCGGTGGATGTTATAGCTAAGCCTGGAGGCGCTATTTCTTTAAATCTGCATGAAATTGAAAAAGAGATAGTAGAAAAAGTATTCGCCGCCTCAAATGTAGGGATACAAACACTGACAAGAAAGATTACATCGTCATACACTCACCAATCATCACCTGTCATTAGAGGAAACGTGCCGGATGTCAGCGGACCGTATGTGACACCAATAGCACAAACGGCAAATTTATCTAAAAATATAGCACCAATTTCCAAAACGTTTGTTATAATAGGTACATCGACCGGGGGCCCAAGAGCCTTGCAGGAAGTCATTACCAGGCTTCCCGCAGAATTCCCCCATCCTATTTTAATCGTGCAGCATATGCCGCCAGGTTTTACTAAGTCATTAGCCGAGCGGCTGAACGGACTGAGTGAAATAACTGTCAAAGAAGCAGAACACGGCGAACACATTGAAAACGGCACGGCCTATATAGCACCTGGCGGCCTGCATTTGAAATTTGAAAAGGCAGGGACAGGTTATCAGATTGTACTGGATGGAGAAGAAGCTCCGCGTTCCGGACACCGCCCGGCAGTAAATGTGCTGCTTGAATCTGCAGCGGCCCATAAAGAATTACGATATGTTACAGCCATCATGACCGGAATGGGATATGACGGAAGAGAAGGAATGGAATTATTACGTGCTGCATGTCAAACAATTACCATAGCGGAATCCAAAAATACTTCCGTTGTGTATGGAATGCCCAAAGCCATAATAGATGCAGGTCTCAGCGATGAAATTAAAGATGTACAGCAGATCGCTGATGCGATAATGGGAAATTTGAAGTAA
- a CDS encoding chemotaxis protein CheA: MDVNQYLDMFIEESKEHLQACSEQLLALENNPDDLAIVNEIFRAAHTLKGMSATMGYEDIADLTHKMENVLDAIRNSKISVSTEILDVVFEAVDDLELMVQDIEAGGDGKKDVSKLVETLNRIEAGQPLDLEAEPAATTEEAPLEVITSTGIHYDEFELTVISQSAEQGFNALEIIVTLREDCLLKVARVFMTFEILEKSGEVIKTVPTVEQLENEEFDQKFTIVLLTHEDAEELKSKVMKVSEIEDVQITLITDEYVQKYKQSILDESEAAPAAVEIPAASAAKTEKNQETSQSAPKAKKAAASNSNKTIRVNIDRLDILMNLFEELVIDRGRLQSIASELHNPELNESVERMTRVSGDLQNIILNMRMVPVETVFNRFPKMVRQLARDLNKKIDLEIIGAETELDRTVIDEIGDPLVHLIRNALDHGIESPEERIAKGKPEVGTVTLRAYHSGNHVFIELEDDGAGVNRERVVGKAIERGIVSEEAAESLTNKQVAELILASGFSTAASITDVSGRGVGLDVVKNTIESLGGHISIDSTEGKGSLFQVQLPLTLSIISVMLVELDKEIYAIPLSSIIETAIIQKSDILNAHNQPVIDFRGTIVPLVDLKEIFEMKNKSAEDEEFQSIVIVRKGDSLAGLVVDSFIGQQEIVLKSLGDYLQSVFAISGATILGNGQVALIVDCNALIK; encoded by the coding sequence ATGGATGTAAATCAGTATTTGGATATGTTCATAGAAGAAAGTAAAGAACACTTGCAAGCTTGCAGTGAACAGTTGCTTGCTTTGGAAAATAATCCGGATGATCTGGCAATTGTCAATGAAATCTTTAGAGCAGCTCATACCCTTAAAGGGATGTCCGCAACGATGGGATATGAAGACATTGCGGATCTGACACATAAAATGGAAAACGTCCTGGATGCAATCCGGAATTCGAAAATCAGTGTCTCAACGGAAATACTGGACGTAGTATTCGAAGCGGTGGATGATCTTGAACTTATGGTTCAGGATATTGAAGCAGGCGGCGATGGAAAGAAAGATGTCAGTAAGTTGGTTGAAACCCTTAATCGGATAGAAGCAGGACAGCCATTGGATCTGGAAGCAGAGCCGGCAGCAACTACTGAAGAAGCGCCATTGGAAGTCATTACTTCTACAGGTATTCATTATGACGAATTTGAACTGACTGTAATTTCTCAATCTGCTGAGCAAGGATTTAATGCGCTGGAAATTATAGTGACACTGCGTGAAGACTGCCTGTTGAAAGTGGCACGGGTATTTATGACGTTTGAGATATTAGAAAAATCAGGCGAAGTAATAAAAACAGTTCCTACAGTGGAACAATTGGAAAATGAAGAGTTTGATCAGAAATTTACGATTGTGCTGCTGACACATGAAGATGCTGAAGAGCTCAAATCAAAAGTGATGAAAGTATCTGAAATAGAAGATGTTCAAATTACACTTATCACGGACGAATACGTGCAGAAGTATAAACAATCTATATTGGATGAAAGTGAAGCAGCACCAGCAGCAGTTGAAATCCCTGCCGCTTCCGCAGCAAAAACGGAAAAAAACCAAGAAACATCTCAATCTGCGCCTAAAGCTAAAAAAGCCGCAGCTTCCAATTCAAACAAAACGATCCGCGTAAATATTGACCGTCTGGATATTCTCATGAATTTGTTTGAGGAACTTGTTATCGACCGCGGACGGCTTCAGTCTATTGCAAGTGAACTTCATAATCCTGAACTCAATGAATCTGTGGAAAGAATGACGCGGGTATCCGGAGACCTGCAGAATATCATTTTGAACATGCGGATGGTACCGGTAGAAACAGTCTTTAACCGATTCCCTAAAATGGTTCGTCAATTGGCACGTGATCTGAATAAAAAAATTGATCTCGAAATCATCGGGGCTGAGACAGAACTTGACCGTACAGTAATCGATGAAATCGGCGATCCGCTCGTTCACTTAATCCGTAATGCGCTGGATCACGGAATCGAAAGTCCGGAAGAACGTATTGCAAAAGGAAAGCCTGAAGTAGGCACAGTAACACTTCGCGCCTATCATTCAGGCAACCATGTGTTCATCGAGCTGGAAGATGACGGAGCTGGTGTGAACCGTGAGCGTGTAGTCGGAAAGGCCATTGAACGCGGCATAGTCAGTGAAGAAGCAGCAGAATCACTGACGAATAAACAAGTGGCGGAATTGATTTTGGCATCGGGCTTCTCCACAGCGGCATCGATCACAGATGTTTCAGGGCGCGGTGTCGGACTGGATGTGGTCAAGAATACCATCGAATCACTGGGCGGCCACATTTCGATCGATTCCACTGAAGGAAAAGGTTCATTATTCCAGGTGCAGCTGCCGCTGACTCTCTCTATTATCTCTGTCATGCTGGTGGAACTGGATAAAGAGATATACGCAATTCCATTGTCATCCATTATTGAAACGGCAATTATTCAGAAATCGGATATTTTAAATGCGCATAATCAGCCGGTTATCGATTTCCGCGGAACAATTGTGCCGTTAGTGGATTTGAAAGAAATATTCGAAATGAAAAATAAAAGTGCTGAAGACGAAGAATTCCAGTCCATTGTTATTGTCCGTAAAGGAGACAGCCTGGCGGGGTTAGTTGTAGATTCATTCATCGGACAGCAGGAAATCGTCCTGAAATCACTTGGAGATTATCTCCAAAGTGTCTTTGCGATATCTGGCGCTACAATTCTCGGGAACGGTCAAGTGGCGTTAATTGTTGACTGTAATGCATTGATTAAATAA
- a CDS encoding chemotaxis protein CheW, whose product MTKAVELSDMKVIVFQLMNKEYAIGLDAVESIEKSLSITRVPRMPSYVKGVLNLRGVVTPVVDLRERFDMEYKEFDETSCIIIVSHGDSEVGLIVDDANDVMDVPSSAIGPQPEVVGSVESEFISGVAKVGKRLLVMLNLEKVLQPIKKGNSDEF is encoded by the coding sequence ATGACAAAAGCTGTAGAATTGAGCGATATGAAAGTAATCGTCTTCCAATTGATGAATAAAGAATATGCAATCGGCCTGGATGCAGTGGAATCCATCGAGAAATCATTATCCATTACACGTGTGCCGCGCATGCCTTCCTATGTAAAGGGGGTATTGAATTTACGGGGCGTTGTAACACCGGTAGTTGATTTGCGTGAACGTTTTGATATGGAATATAAAGAGTTTGATGAAACGAGCTGTATTATTATTGTGTCACACGGAGACTCTGAAGTCGGTTTGATTGTAGATGACGCCAATGATGTAATGGATGTGCCAAGCAGTGCAATCGGTCCCCAGCCGGAAGTGGTGGGATCAGTAGAATCTGAATTTATTTCGGGTGTGGCAAAAGTAGGTAAACGTCTGTTGGTTATGCTGAATCTGGAAAAAGTGCTGCAGCCGATTAAGAAGGGGAACTCCGATGAATTCTGA
- a CDS encoding chemotaxis protein CheC — MNSDNEITEMHLDVLKEIGNIGAAHAATSLSQLLGQKIDMRVPNVELVTFDEMFDLAGGTEKVVAGIFLRIEGDLTGTMFFVLTIESATQFIRKLTGDAAFTFMDVEDLGMGASALQELGNILSGSYLSALSDFTSLNIYPTVPSLSVDMVGAIVSFGLIEVSQYSDEVIVIETEILQEGEQGISSLAGHFFLLPDPPSYRTIFSSLGVL, encoded by the coding sequence ATGAATTCTGATAATGAAATCACCGAAATGCATCTTGATGTGTTAAAGGAAATTGGCAATATCGGTGCAGCCCACGCAGCCACATCATTATCACAGCTGTTGGGTCAAAAAATTGATATGCGTGTGCCGAATGTGGAACTTGTAACATTCGACGAAATGTTTGACTTGGCAGGCGGCACTGAAAAAGTAGTAGCGGGCATCTTTTTGCGGATCGAAGGCGATTTGACAGGCACAATGTTTTTTGTGCTGACAATTGAATCTGCCACACAGTTCATCCGTAAATTAACCGGTGACGCAGCATTCACATTTATGGATGTCGAAGATCTTGGGATGGGCGCTTCAGCGCTTCAGGAGTTAGGAAACATATTGTCAGGTTCTTATTTATCCGCACTGTCAGATTTCACTTCATTAAATATATATCCGACGGTACCTTCTTTGAGCGTGGATATGGTGGGTGCAATAGTCAGCTTCGGCCTGATCGAAGTATCTCAGTACAGCGATGAAGTCATCGTTATAGAGACGGAAATATTACAGGAAGGGGAACAGGGAATCTCGAGTCTCGCCGGGCATTTCTTCTTGTTGCCTGATCCGCCGTCTTACCGTACAATATTCAGTTCATTAGGTGTTCTGTAA
- a CDS encoding chemotaxis protein CheD translates to MANVQTVVRVGIADMNIAKSPHTIRTSGLGSCVGVVLYDSSKKISGMVHVMLPDSELGKSTKLNVAKFADTGIHAMIELLKAEGVRPFSIKAKIAGGAQMFQFGSNDTIRIGPRNVEAVKKELNRYSIPIVSEDTGGSSGRTIEFDPETSILHVRTVNAGTQEI, encoded by the coding sequence ATGGCAAATGTACAAACGGTAGTGCGTGTAGGAATTGCAGATATGAATATTGCTAAATCTCCCCATACGATTCGCACATCAGGCCTCGGTTCGTGTGTGGGCGTAGTACTGTATGATTCGTCGAAAAAAATTTCAGGCATGGTGCATGTCATGCTGCCAGACAGTGAGCTTGGGAAGTCCACTAAGCTGAATGTCGCAAAGTTTGCGGATACAGGGATTCATGCAATGATTGAATTACTGAAAGCGGAAGGGGTCAGACCTTTCAGTATTAAAGCGAAAATTGCAGGCGGTGCTCAAATGTTCCAGTTCGGTTCAAACGACACCATTCGGATCGGTCCGCGTAATGTGGAAGCTGTAAAAAAAGAGTTAAACAGATATTCGATTCCCATTGTTTCTGAGGATACGGGGGGATCGAGCGGACGTACAATTGAATTTGATCCCGAAACAAGTATCTTGCACGTTCGAACGGTGAATGCCGGAACGCAAGAAATCTGA
- a CDS encoding FliA/WhiG family RNA polymerase sigma factor, with product MANQDVTERHQWKLWIENRDPDAGDTLVRMYTPLVNYHVQRISAGLPKNVSRDEIKSLGYQGLFDALTKFDPARDLKFDTYASFRIRGTIIDGLRKEDWLSRSSREKTKKMDEEISKLEQTYLRSVTPEEVADHLGVTTDQVYQTVHEQYFANVLSIDEKMNDDDEQNDQTFVLQDEKTKTPEQQSVKNELLSDLTAKIKELNENEQLVLSLFYQEDMTLTEIGEILSLSTSRISQIHSKALFKLRSLLAAEITDGGIL from the coding sequence ATGGCAAATCAAGACGTAACTGAACGGCATCAGTGGAAATTATGGATCGAAAACCGTGATCCTGATGCAGGTGATACGTTAGTTCGGATGTATACACCTCTTGTCAATTATCACGTACAGCGAATCAGTGCCGGACTGCCGAAAAACGTTTCACGGGACGAAATCAAATCACTCGGGTATCAGGGTCTTTTTGATGCACTTACGAAATTTGACCCTGCCCGTGATCTGAAGTTCGATACGTATGCGTCTTTTCGTATACGCGGCACCATTATCGACGGGCTGCGGAAAGAAGACTGGCTGTCCCGCTCCTCCCGTGAAAAAACGAAAAAAATGGACGAAGAGATCAGCAAGCTGGAGCAGACTTATTTACGGTCGGTAACACCGGAAGAAGTGGCGGATCATTTAGGCGTGACTACAGATCAAGTCTATCAAACCGTGCATGAACAGTATTTTGCTAATGTCTTATCGATTGATGAGAAGATGAATGACGATGATGAACAAAATGATCAGACATTCGTATTGCAGGATGAAAAAACAAAAACACCAGAACAGCAATCCGTAAAGAATGAATTGCTTTCAGACCTGACGGCAAAGATTAAAGAACTGAATGAAAATGAACAGCTCGTGTTAAGTTTATTTTATCAGGAAGATATGACGCTGACTGAAATAGGTGAAATTCTAAGTTTATCTACTTCTCGAATTTCCCAAATTCATTCAAAAGCGTTATTTAAATTACGGTCGCTGCTTGCGGCTGAAATTACGGACGGAGGGATTTTATGA
- a CDS encoding helix-turn-helix domain-containing protein encodes MGILLALLFILQIISFMVITLLFLKISKFNNLEKKQQQLMKEMDQSVLAYLSEIKEENDRLISQLEQQAHSNNGTLKDRQPISEAPEKTAATKQPQPKPHPLPVQLALRSYQKNAENKPKAKESLPNQEPKPLDDREMAKQLYAEGKSISEIARELKKGKTEIELLLKFG; translated from the coding sequence ATGGGAATCTTACTGGCACTTTTATTCATCTTACAAATTATCAGTTTTATGGTTATTACGCTGCTGTTTTTAAAAATATCCAAATTCAATAACCTCGAAAAAAAACAGCAGCAGCTCATGAAGGAAATGGATCAGTCGGTACTGGCGTATTTGTCAGAAATCAAAGAAGAAAATGACCGGCTGATCAGTCAGCTGGAACAACAGGCGCATTCGAATAACGGCACTTTGAAGGATAGGCAGCCGATTTCCGAAGCACCTGAAAAAACAGCTGCGACGAAACAGCCGCAGCCAAAACCTCATCCGTTGCCTGTTCAGTTAGCGCTTCGTTCTTATCAAAAAAATGCAGAGAATAAGCCAAAGGCAAAAGAATCCCTGCCAAACCAGGAGCCAAAACCACTGGATGACCGAGAGATGGCCAAGCAGCTGTACGCTGAAGGAAAGTCCATTTCAGAAATTGCCAGAGAACTGAAAAAAGGTAAAACGGAAATCGAATTATTATTAAAGTTTGGCTGA